A genomic region of Jeotgalibaca ciconiae contains the following coding sequences:
- a CDS encoding TrkH family potassium uptake protein, with amino-acid sequence MNNMKERFYKWTTSKKIVASFLFLILVGSILLSMPISQLEDVKTTYMDHLFHSVSMVCVTGLSRVPISSIYSTFGLSVSLLLIQCGGLGLMTLVASAASTLGRKMRLRERLAVQEGINQSDAKDLKTYLSNIFKYTFFIEAMGFLSLCIYFIPALGFKKGSFTSLFLTISAFNNAGFDNLGATSLNNYVHEPLVNIVISFLIILGGIGFIVWFDVARVLSNNYSRKQSPFNLIQLFRKLTLHSKIAIFTTFSLTFISAFLFFVVEYNNLNSIGKFSFFEKILASFFQSITMRTAGFSTIDYGAVHPFTLINFIFSMFIGGSPGGAAGGLKTTTFVMVILLIYNELRGQKNVNVLRHTIPESLVRNALVISVIFLFSFLLGSTLLLLLNPEVPYIHLMFETVSALATVGVTVNLTPSLGVASHIIIMIMMFAGRVGPITLVDSLLRKDKFTKNITYAKGKIIIG; translated from the coding sequence ATGAACAATATGAAAGAGCGGTTTTATAAGTGGACAACTTCAAAAAAAATAGTAGCTAGTTTTTTGTTTTTAATTCTAGTTGGCTCTATTCTACTATCCATGCCGATTAGTCAATTAGAGGATGTAAAAACAACTTATATGGATCATCTATTCCATTCTGTATCAATGGTATGTGTGACAGGTTTATCGAGAGTCCCTATCAGCAGTATTTATTCAACATTTGGACTTTCTGTCAGTTTACTTTTAATACAATGTGGTGGTTTAGGTTTGATGACTTTAGTAGCGAGTGCTGCTTCGACGTTAGGAAGGAAAATGAGATTGAGGGAAAGACTAGCGGTGCAAGAAGGAATTAATCAGTCAGATGCCAAAGACCTTAAGACTTATTTAAGTAACATATTCAAATATACTTTTTTTATTGAAGCCATGGGTTTCTTATCCCTTTGTATTTATTTTATTCCAGCTCTAGGGTTTAAAAAAGGAAGTTTTACCTCTCTTTTTTTAACAATTTCGGCATTTAATAATGCAGGCTTTGATAATCTTGGAGCAACTTCTTTAAACAATTATGTACATGAGCCCTTGGTAAATATTGTTATCAGCTTTTTAATCATATTAGGAGGAATAGGATTTATCGTTTGGTTTGATGTAGCACGTGTGTTAAGTAATAATTATTCAAGAAAACAATCTCCTTTTAATCTTATCCAATTATTTCGCAAATTAACTTTACATAGCAAGATCGCTATCTTTACAACGTTTTCTCTAACTTTTATTAGTGCATTTTTATTTTTCGTTGTAGAATATAATAATCTAAATTCAATAGGAAAGTTTTCGTTTTTTGAAAAAATTCTAGCTAGCTTCTTTCAGTCAATCACCATGAGAACTGCTGGTTTTTCAACCATTGATTACGGCGCTGTCCATCCCTTTACTTTGATTAATTTTATCTTTTCAATGTTCATAGGAGGTTCTCCTGGAGGGGCCGCTGGCGGCTTGAAAACAACCACCTTTGTCATGGTTATCTTGCTAATCTACAATGAATTGCGAGGGCAGAAAAATGTCAATGTCCTTAGACATACCATACCAGAATCCTTAGTACGCAACGCCTTAGTAATATCAGTCATTTTTCTTTTTTCTTTTCTACTTGGATCCACTTTACTATTATTATTGAATCCTGAAGTACCTTACATACATTTAATGTTCGAGACAGTTTCAGCCCTTGCTACAGTTGGTGTGACAGTAAACTTAACCCCATCTTTAGGAGTTGCCAGTCATATTATCATTATGATCATGATGTTTGCAGGCAGAGTTGGACCGATTACATTAGTTGACAGTCTGTTAAGAAAAGATAAATTCACAAAAAACATTACTTATGCAAAAGGAAAAATCATCATTGGTTGA
- a CDS encoding potassium channel family protein, with product MRRTIGILGLGIFGRSIARTLAEFDYDVIAVDKSEENINDLEPLITKGVVGDISDRDLLETIGIGDCDAVVISTGTVLEASVLAVMHCKKLGVPKIIAKAKNNMYRDVLQEIGANEVILPERESGVRLAKKLMRNKIEDIVELDDHTSIVEFSPPKSWVGKTIQELDLRKRYDINLIGMRESKNAPLNVSVLANTLVREDLIFLGISESDIFERHDYLKEPYE from the coding sequence ATGAGAAGGACCATTGGAATATTAGGTTTAGGGATTTTCGGGAGGAGTATTGCCCGGACATTAGCAGAGTTTGATTATGACGTGATTGCAGTTGATAAAAGTGAAGAAAACATTAATGATCTAGAGCCCCTTATTACAAAAGGTGTCGTCGGCGACATTTCAGATCGAGATTTGTTAGAAACAATTGGTATCGGTGATTGTGACGCAGTTGTAATTTCCACAGGTACTGTATTAGAAGCGAGTGTACTTGCAGTGATGCATTGTAAAAAACTAGGTGTACCAAAAATCATTGCTAAAGCAAAAAATAATATGTATCGCGATGTTCTTCAAGAAATTGGCGCAAACGAAGTGATTTTGCCTGAACGTGAATCAGGAGTCCGTCTCGCAAAAAAATTGATGCGAAACAAAATTGAAGATATTGTGGAACTAGACGACCACACTTCCATTGTAGAATTTTCACCTCCTAAAAGCTGGGTTGGGAAGACGATTCAAGAACTGGATTTACGTAAAAGATATGACATCAACTTGATTGGCATGCGAGAATCAAAAAATGCGCCACTAAACGTTAGTGTGTTAGCAAATACACTTGTTCGAGAAGATTTAATATTTTTAGGAATTTCTGAGTCTGATATATTTGAGCGTCATGACTATTTGAAAGAACCTTATGAATAG
- a CDS encoding ribosome-binding factor A → MLIIENFEEHKIKIEQMYSHLKDEDIIEDLARIDIINGEREVHILDFQNRDEIMKVSDEIGKIRNDYQKINTMFDLVLGDTSDILKYKSNIEKNNKISNENTLNRLIIHLLSSGRLFIDTLEIHMKSKYDKKSIEYSNFKNVLSNKYDEKFVYRFFYYLRNFTQHVGFPVTTISSEIIMNPETNQENTKITAYLNIDYLLSSNYDWKKIVRDDLLNFQNKQEDLEMFELIKEYYQIMAEVMYEIKKQFLDLNHKYLLSLIEKWNLLGLKSNKYVISKILKYDLIHNPSNITLSPINSGYDIEMIYIDLSKIGLVNITN, encoded by the coding sequence ATGTTAATTATTGAAAATTTTGAGGAACATAAAATAAAAATAGAACAAATGTACTCTCATTTAAAAGATGAGGATATTATAGAAGATTTAGCAAGAATAGATATAATAAACGGTGAAAGAGAAGTCCATATTCTTGATTTTCAAAATAGAGATGAAATAATGAAAGTCTCAGATGAGATAGGAAAAATACGTAATGATTACCAAAAAATAAATACAATGTTTGATTTAGTGCTAGGTGATACCTCAGATATTTTGAAATATAAAAGTAATATTGAAAAAAATAATAAAATTTCAAATGAAAACACATTAAATAGGCTTATAATACATTTATTATCAAGCGGCAGGTTATTTATTGATACGCTAGAAATTCATATGAAGAGTAAGTATGATAAGAAAAGCATTGAATATTCTAATTTTAAAAATGTATTATCTAACAAATATGATGAAAAATTTGTTTATAGATTCTTTTATTATTTAAGAAACTTTACACAACATGTTGGTTTTCCTGTCACAACCATATCAAGTGAAATCATAATGAACCCTGAAACCAACCAAGAAAACACTAAAATAACGGCTTATCTAAATATTGATTATCTATTAAGTTCCAATTATGACTGGAAAAAAATAGTAAGAGATGATTTATTAAACTTTCAGAATAAACAAGAGGATTTAGAAATGTTTGAACTAATTAAAGAGTACTATCAAATAATGGCTGAAGTAATGTATGAAATAAAAAAACAATTTTTAGATCTTAACCATAAATATTTACTTTCTTTGATAGAAAAGTGGAACCTACTAGGGTTAAAAAGTAACAAATACGTAATCAGTAAAATTTTAAAATATGATTTGATACACAACCCTTCTAATATCACTTTGTCCCCAATTAATAGTGGATATGATATTGAAATGATATACATTGACCTGTCAAAAATTGGATTGGTTAACATTACGAATTGA
- the rlmH gene encoding 23S rRNA (pseudouridine(1915)-N(3))-methyltransferase RlmH — MNIKIITVGKLKEKYLKQGIAEYTKRLGSYCKLQIIEVNDEKAPETLSEKEMEMVKDKEGERILAKVADQSYVFALAINGKQYDSVDFSKKIDQLGITGKSDITFIIGGSLGLSKAVLQRANEEISFGKLTFPHQLMRLVLVEQVYRGFRIMKGEPYHK, encoded by the coding sequence ATGAATATAAAGATTATAACAGTTGGAAAATTAAAGGAAAAGTATTTAAAGCAAGGTATTGCTGAATACACAAAACGTCTGGGCAGCTATTGCAAACTACAAATCATTGAAGTAAACGATGAAAAAGCACCCGAAACACTAAGCGAAAAAGAAATGGAAATGGTAAAAGACAAAGAGGGCGAACGCATTCTTGCAAAAGTAGCCGACCAAAGTTATGTATTTGCCTTAGCCATTAATGGGAAACAATACGATTCCGTTGACTTCTCCAAAAAAATCGACCAACTCGGCATCACAGGTAAAAGTGATATCACCTTTATTATCGGTGGTTCACTCGGATTAAGCAAGGCTGTACTTCAACGAGCGAACGAAGAAATATCATTTGGGAAGCTGACCTTTCCCCATCAGTTGATGCGATTGGTGTTGGTGGAGCAGGTGTATCGGGGTTTTCGGATTATGAAGGGCGAGCCGTATCATAAGTAG
- the tnpB gene encoding IS66 family insertion sequence element accessory protein TnpB (TnpB, as the term is used for proteins encoded by IS66 family insertion elements, is considered an accessory protein, since TnpC, encoded by a neighboring gene, is a DDE family transposase.): MKLIDFTQVENIFIVCGKTDMRRQIDGLAATITEEYDMDIYNGALFLFCGGNKDRFKALYWEGDGFLLLHKRLENGKLNGPRNQKVSIKPAVKGSIA, encoded by the coding sequence ATGAAGCTCATTGACTTTACTCAAGTAGAGAATATTTTCATTGTGTGCGGGAAGACGGATATGCGTCGTCAAATTGATGGATTAGCCGCAACGATCACTGAAGAATATGACATGGATATTTATAACGGCGCTCTCTTTCTCTTCTGTGGTGGAAATAAAGACCGGTTCAAAGCTCTTTATTGGGAAGGCGACGGCTTCCTTCTCTTACATAAACGCTTAGAGAATGGTAAATTGAATGGGCCTCGTAACCAGAAAGTCTCCATTAAGCCTGCGGTTAAAGGGAGTATAGCCTAA
- the scrK gene encoding fructokinase ScrK — protein MMYGSIEAGGTKFVCAVADESLEIIDRVSFPTTTPEETMELVIQFFKGYQDKLEGIGIGSFGPIDIHRNSPTYGFITSTPKLLWQNFDFVGTMKKHFSLPIAWTTDVNAAAYGEYAFGKGKGLSSVVYYTIGTGVGGGAIQEGRFVEGFSHPEMGHMMVVPHKNDSFTGNCPFHGNCLEGMTAGPAIEKRTGKKGQDISPDDELWDMLAYYIAQCAYNTTLMLSPDVIIFGGGVMKQRHMLKKVHQAFEDLMQSYVKTPDLTNYIVTPELEDNAGTIGCLALAKEAKIHL, from the coding sequence ATTATGTACGGATCAATAGAGGCAGGTGGCACAAAATTTGTTTGCGCAGTTGCTGATGAAAGTTTAGAAATTATCGACCGAGTGAGCTTTCCTACAACAACACCAGAGGAAACGATGGAGTTGGTTATTCAATTTTTTAAAGGTTATCAAGATAAGCTGGAAGGGATTGGGATTGGGTCTTTCGGCCCCATTGATATTCATCGAAATTCTCCAACATATGGGTTTATTACATCTACTCCTAAATTACTGTGGCAAAATTTTGATTTCGTCGGCACAATGAAAAAACATTTTTCTCTGCCAATCGCTTGGACAACGGATGTTAATGCTGCAGCATACGGAGAATACGCATTTGGTAAGGGCAAAGGGTTGTCGAGCGTCGTTTATTATACAATTGGAACCGGAGTGGGCGGAGGAGCTATACAAGAAGGTCGTTTCGTTGAAGGATTTAGTCACCCGGAAATGGGACATATGATGGTAGTACCTCACAAAAATGATTCTTTTACAGGAAATTGTCCATTCCATGGCAATTGTTTGGAAGGGATGACTGCGGGACCAGCAATTGAGAAAAGAACCGGTAAAAAAGGGCAAGATATCTCTCCAGATGATGAACTATGGGACATGCTGGCTTATTATATAGCGCAATGTGCTTATAACACAACACTCATGCTCTCCCCGGATGTCATAATTTTTGGCGGTGGCGTAATGAAACAGCGCCACATGCTTAAAAAAGTTCATCAAGCATTCGAAGATTTAATGCAAAGTTATGTAAAAACGCCTGATTTAACAAACTACATTGTTACACCCGAATTAGAAGACAATGCCGGGACAATCGGTTGCTTGGCACTTGCAAAAGAAGCAAAAATTCATTTATAA
- a CDS encoding TrkH family potassium uptake protein → MRNWFSRWTISQKIVASFILLIVIGSVLLWLPISQAFGSQATYFDHFFHSASLVTVTGLVDTPIAQTYSFFGQIICLILMQIGGLGLMTIVASIVTAFGKRMSLSERLAVQEGLNREDATDFRSFLSTILRYVFVIEGIGFFVLSFRFIPEFGWAKGLFTALFLAISGFTNAGFDTLGSNSLAAYVHDPLVNLVISVLIILGGIGFHVWFDFASVSRNWIKRKGKKKLLYFYRSLSLHSRLAIVVSLILTGLGTLLFLLVEYQNPETIGDFSFGQKLLASFFQTVTMRTAGLTTVDFTKVYPFTLFWFIISMFIGGSPGSTAGGLKTTTFAMIVLLIYNVFRGQKNVNIWNHTISETLVRNAFVIFSVFFSAFLLGTGILSLLNPDVEFIVLMFESVSAITTVGISAHLTTSLGIMSKITLMVLMFAGRIGPITMAESLARKDKETKNITYASGKIIIG, encoded by the coding sequence GTGCGCAATTGGTTCTCGCGTTGGACGATTTCTCAGAAAATTGTGGCGAGTTTTATCCTGTTAATTGTTATTGGCTCTGTTCTTTTATGGCTTCCGATTAGCCAGGCTTTTGGTTCTCAAGCTACTTACTTCGATCATTTCTTCCACTCTGCTTCACTCGTGACCGTAACTGGATTGGTAGATACACCGATTGCTCAAACCTACTCTTTTTTCGGGCAAATTATTTGTTTGATTTTAATGCAAATTGGCGGATTAGGTTTAATGACAATCGTTGCGAGTATCGTGACTGCTTTTGGCAAAAGAATGAGCTTAAGTGAACGTCTGGCTGTGCAAGAAGGACTAAACCGTGAGGATGCTACTGACTTTCGTTCTTTTTTAAGCACGATTCTTCGGTATGTATTCGTGATTGAAGGAATCGGATTTTTTGTCCTTTCTTTTCGTTTTATCCCAGAATTTGGTTGGGCAAAAGGACTATTTACGGCTTTATTTTTAGCTATTTCTGGCTTTACAAATGCAGGATTTGATACCTTGGGCAGCAATTCGTTAGCTGCTTATGTTCATGATCCGCTCGTGAATTTAGTTATTTCAGTATTAATTATTCTAGGCGGTATCGGTTTTCATGTTTGGTTTGATTTTGCTTCTGTTTCCCGTAATTGGATAAAAAGAAAAGGTAAAAAGAAATTGCTTTATTTTTATCGGAGCCTTTCTCTTCATAGCCGACTAGCAATTGTGGTCAGTTTGATTTTAACGGGACTAGGCACACTATTGTTTCTTTTAGTAGAATACCAGAACCCTGAAACGATTGGAGACTTTTCTTTTGGTCAAAAGCTATTGGCTAGCTTTTTCCAAACCGTAACGATGCGGACGGCTGGACTGACAACTGTCGACTTCACGAAAGTTTATCCTTTTACGTTATTCTGGTTTATTATTTCCATGTTTATTGGCGGCTCTCCTGGAAGTACAGCAGGTGGTTTGAAAACCACCACATTTGCGATGATTGTCTTGCTCATTTATAACGTCTTCCGTGGACAGAAAAACGTTAACATATGGAATCATACAATTTCGGAAACGCTGGTACGAAATGCATTTGTCATTTTTTCAGTTTTCTTTTCCGCTTTCTTATTAGGGACAGGTATTTTGTCCTTATTAAATCCGGATGTGGAGTTTATTGTCTTGATGTTTGAGTCTGTTTCTGCCATTACAACGGTGGGAATCAGTGCACATCTGACGACATCTTTAGGAATAATGAGCAAGATTACCTTGATGGTTCTCATGTTTGCAGGGCGAATCGGACCGATTACCATGGCAGAAAGTTTGGCACGTAAGGATAAAGAAACGAAAAACATTACCTACGCTTCTGGAAAAATAATTATTGGATAG
- a CDS encoding AraC family transcriptional regulator, producing MKQEEKIVRAGNKLHPFIRRFHYMDHQNLPYIQGLGVGTGHADYIWDGMRRKDQLVVMQYTLSGKGIFESGGKEYVQKAGSFFLADIPGRFTYFGEDWKFIYIEFSPITKQWLALPNQACPSSSESFSKKLIELILLLENEEVSLYENAKLSFDLFLQIKEEVAQQKEKMDPEIQVLRSFIEENYQQDISLDLMENHFHMSKFHIIRSFEEAFQYTPMAYLRKIRILKSLERLWDYKTIDHVAHSVGFSNGNYFSKVFKSEMGMTPTEYKESKKI from the coding sequence ATGAAACAAGAAGAAAAAATTGTAAGAGCGGGTAATAAATTGCATCCATTCATTCGCCGCTTTCATTATATGGATCATCAGAATCTACCTTATATCCAAGGTCTGGGTGTAGGGACAGGACATGCGGATTATATATGGGACGGCATGAGAAGAAAAGATCAATTAGTAGTTATGCAGTATACCTTAAGCGGGAAGGGGATTTTTGAAAGTGGCGGAAAAGAATACGTTCAAAAAGCTGGAAGTTTTTTCTTGGCAGATATTCCCGGAAGATTTACTTATTTTGGAGAAGATTGGAAATTTATTTATATAGAGTTTTCGCCGATCACAAAGCAATGGCTGGCACTACCTAACCAAGCCTGCCCTTCAAGCAGTGAAAGTTTTTCAAAGAAATTAATTGAACTGATTCTCCTTTTAGAAAATGAAGAAGTGTCTTTATATGAGAATGCGAAACTCTCTTTTGATTTATTTTTACAAATAAAAGAAGAAGTTGCCCAACAAAAAGAGAAAATGGATCCTGAAATTCAAGTGCTTCGGTCATTTATTGAAGAAAACTACCAGCAAGACATCAGTTTAGATTTAATGGAAAACCACTTCCACATGTCTAAGTTTCACATTATCCGATCTTTTGAAGAAGCTTTTCAATACACACCGATGGCTTACTTGAGAAAAATAAGAATTCTAAAATCATTAGAGCGATTATGGGATTATAAAACGATTGATCATGTCGCTCATTCGGTTGGGTTTTCCAACGGCAATTATTTCTCAAAAGTTTTTAAATCAGAGATGGGAATGACTCCCACAGAGTATAAAGAAAGTAAAAAAATATAA
- a CDS encoding alpha-galactosidase, with protein sequence MPITFDSQQNIFHLKNDYISYIIGIEKGKYITHRYFGKSLTSYHGSNELQFIDRGFATNPIPDERTFSLNALPLETSTQGNGDHRIPNYQIRNQEGFTITDFTYKEHRIYEGKRELEGLPYLRKDNTTSLEIVLEDERQTIQMILTYNLYENDAVLTRNARFINSGNQAIFLENAGSLLVDFPRWDLDMVTLNGSHTNEANLHRQPLHPGIQKIESSRGTSSPQHQPFLALANRETTEFSGEVFAFHFVYSGNFVAQVEVEQYGSSRVQIGIQPDTFEWKLDSGQNFQTPEVVINYSDQGFNQMSQNFHKIYQKNLIPHSFTDKARPILLNTWEANYFDLSEESLVQQAELASKLGIELFVLDDGWFGERNDDTSSLGDWQVNPAKLPNGIAHLAEKIHQLNMQFGLWFEPEMVSKNSDLFRKHPDWALQVPGYHLTEGRQQLVLDLSRVEVQNYLIDVLSGYLATGKIDYVKWDMNRHLTEVGNQTLPSDQQKELYHRYVLGLYRILKTVTERYPYVLFENCSSGGGRFDPGMMAYMPQTWTSDNSDALCRSVIQYGYSYLYPPVMMGAHVSDIPNHQVGRNTPLDTRGWIAMSGNFGFELDITKQTTENLQRITEQISWYKEHRELIQFGDFYRIQAPSETGATAWLFKNQEEALLVYSNGLARPAVPVQYLQTKFLDENAIYQDSTTKKYYSGSELNHAGILVPRIKGDFEVIAYHWKKTEISNK encoded by the coding sequence ATGCCGATAACATTTGATTCTCAACAGAATATCTTTCATCTTAAAAATGATTACATAAGCTATATCATCGGGATTGAAAAAGGTAAATATATTACCCACCGTTATTTTGGAAAAAGCCTTACTAGCTACCATGGCAGCAATGAGCTGCAATTCATTGATCGTGGATTTGCCACAAATCCGATTCCTGACGAACGTACCTTTTCATTAAATGCCCTGCCTTTAGAAACGAGTACACAGGGAAATGGCGATCACCGTATACCAAATTATCAAATCCGTAACCAAGAGGGTTTCACTATTACGGACTTCACCTATAAAGAACATCGAATTTACGAAGGGAAACGCGAATTAGAAGGACTCCCATATTTGCGAAAGGACAACACCACTTCGTTAGAAATCGTTCTAGAAGATGAAAGACAAACTATTCAAATGATCCTGACCTATAATCTCTATGAAAATGATGCGGTTCTCACTCGAAACGCGCGCTTTATCAACTCAGGTAATCAAGCAATCTTTTTAGAAAACGCGGGATCACTTTTGGTTGATTTCCCTCGTTGGGACTTGGATATGGTTACTCTGAATGGCTCACATACAAACGAGGCCAATCTGCATCGTCAGCCCCTACATCCCGGAATCCAAAAAATCGAAAGCAGTCGCGGCACCAGCAGCCCACAACATCAGCCGTTTCTTGCTCTAGCAAATCGAGAGACAACAGAATTCTCAGGAGAAGTTTTTGCTTTTCATTTTGTTTACAGCGGGAACTTCGTTGCCCAAGTAGAAGTGGAACAGTATGGCTCCAGCCGGGTACAGATCGGTATTCAACCGGATACTTTCGAGTGGAAGCTTGATAGTGGACAAAATTTTCAGACGCCCGAAGTTGTGATCAATTACAGTGATCAGGGATTCAATCAAATGTCTCAAAACTTCCATAAAATCTATCAAAAAAATCTCATTCCTCATTCCTTTACAGATAAAGCTCGCCCCATTCTTTTAAATACATGGGAAGCAAATTACTTTGACTTATCTGAAGAATCTCTTGTACAACAAGCTGAGTTGGCAAGCAAACTAGGTATCGAGCTGTTTGTGCTTGACGACGGCTGGTTTGGTGAACGGAATGATGACACTTCCTCTTTAGGTGACTGGCAAGTAAATCCTGCAAAATTACCCAATGGAATTGCTCATCTCGCTGAAAAGATTCATCAACTCAATATGCAATTTGGACTATGGTTCGAACCCGAAATGGTCTCAAAGAACAGTGATTTATTTCGCAAGCATCCTGACTGGGCTCTACAAGTTCCGGGCTACCACCTTACAGAAGGACGCCAGCAATTGGTTTTAGACTTAAGCCGCGTAGAAGTGCAAAATTATTTGATTGATGTTCTTAGTGGATATTTAGCCACCGGTAAGATTGACTACGTGAAATGGGACATGAACCGACACCTAACCGAAGTTGGCAATCAAACATTGCCTTCTGACCAACAAAAAGAACTTTATCACCGCTATGTCCTCGGTCTTTATCGAATTTTAAAAACCGTGACAGAACGTTATCCTTATGTGCTTTTCGAAAATTGTTCAAGTGGCGGCGGACGTTTCGACCCAGGCATGATGGCTTATATGCCACAAACTTGGACAAGTGACAACTCTGATGCACTTTGTCGATCTGTTATTCAATACGGTTATAGCTATCTCTATCCGCCTGTCATGATGGGTGCTCATGTTTCAGATATTCCCAACCATCAAGTAGGACGCAATACTCCACTTGACACTCGTGGTTGGATTGCAATGAGCGGAAATTTCGGATTTGAATTAGACATAACAAAACAAACTACAGAAAATCTCCAAAGAATTACAGAACAAATTTCCTGGTATAAAGAACATCGCGAGCTTATTCAATTTGGTGATTTTTATCGTATTCAAGCACCATCCGAAACGGGTGCAACGGCTTGGCTATTCAAAAACCAAGAGGAAGCTTTATTGGTTTATTCCAATGGTCTCGCTCGGCCAGCCGTTCCCGTTCAGTATCTTCAGACTAAATTTTTAGATGAAAATGCTATTTACCAAGATTCTACCACAAAGAAATACTATAGTGGATCGGAATTAAACCATGCAGGTATTCTCGTTCCCCGTATTAAAGGCGATTTCGAAGTTATTGCTTACCATTGGAAAAAAACTGAAATTTCGAATAAATAA